From one Lotus japonicus ecotype B-129 chromosome 3, LjGifu_v1.2 genomic stretch:
- the LOC130748967 gene encoding non-specific lipid transfer protein GPI-anchored 14-like, translated as MSSKRAMNMNLALSSTLLLLLLVGFASSNLNQDTAECYNKLIGITYCLPYVMDQANAPPKDCCTGIKEIDHNGKRCLCLLFKDVQFNVLRALKLQGACKTPVNFTQCVDVLQLAPKSREAKVFEGYDKGISLNFSTPAPSPSPSVATVNAGNGTSTSTQDKNGVWGKRWLVVKVLCFIFPFVFISHFLF; from the exons ATGAGTTCCAAAAGGGCAATGAATATGAATCTAGCACTCTCCTCTACCTTGCTACTGCTCCTTTTGGTTGGTTTTGCAAGCTCAAACCTAAACCAAGACACAGCAGAATGCTACAACAAACTCATTGGTATAACATATTGCCTTCCCTATGTCATGGATCAAGCCAATGCCCCACCCAAAGATTGCTGCACTGGCATCAAAGAGATTGATCACAACGGCAAGAGATGCCTCTGTTTACTCTTCAAAGACGTGCAATTCAATGTCCTCCGTGCTCTCAAGTTACAAGGTGCTTGTAAAACACCCGTAAACTTTACTCAGTGTGTTG ATGTTTTGCAATTGGCACCTAAATCTCGAGAAGCTAAAGTATTTGAGGGATATGACAAAGGCATAAGCCTAAACTTTTCCACCCCAGCTCCCTCTCCCAGTC CTAGTGTAGCCACTGTTAATGCTGGCAATGGAACAAGCACAAGCACTCAAGATAAGAACGGTGTGTGGGGAAAGAGATGGCTGGTAGTGAAGGTGCtatgttttatttttccatttgtTTTCATCTCTCATTTCCTCTTCTAG
- the LOC130748332 gene encoding uncharacterized protein LOC130748332, with protein sequence MASKIPQLQSKVTQASEVVANNGASYYKLLMEQNKHYIQDPPTIEKCQSLAKQLFYTRLASIPHRYNAFWKELDHAKNLLKNRKDLNIENAGIAAFFGLECFAWFWGGEIVGRGFTFTGYCV encoded by the exons ATGGCATCAAAGATTCCTCAGTTGCAATCAAAGGTGACTCAAGCATCAGAAGTAGTGGCCAACAATGGAGCTTCATACTACAAGCTGTTGATGGAGCAGAACAAACACTATATCCAGGATCCACCCACCATTGAAAAGTGCCAATCATTGGCCAAACAATTGTTCTACACTCGCCTTGCCAG TATTCCTCATCGTTACAATGCATTTTGGAAGGAATTGGACCATGCAAAGAACCTATTGAAGAACAGGAAAGATCTAAACATAGAGAATGCTGGCATTGCTGCTTTTTTCGGACTTGAGTGTTTTGCATGGTTTTGGGGGGGTGAGATTGTTGGCAGAGGATTTACATTCACTGGCTACTGTGTGTAA
- the LOC130748615 gene encoding non-specific lipid transfer protein GPI-anchored 14-like, with amino-acid sequence MSSKRAININLALSSTLLLLLLVGFASSNLNQDAAECTYKLIGISYCSPYVFDQANGAPSKDCCTGIKEIDHNGKRCLCLLFQDVRFNVLRALKLPGACKTPVNFTQCVDVLQLAPQSREAKVFEGYDKGISLNFSTPAPSPSPSVAFVNAGNGTSTSTQDKNDVWGKRWLVVKVLCFIFPFVFISHFLLLV; translated from the exons ATGAGTTCCAAAAGGGCAATAAATATAAATCTAGCACTCTCCTCTACCTTACTGCTGCTCCTTTTGGTTGGTTTTGCAAGCTCAAACCTAAACCAAGACGCAGCAGAATGCACCTACAAACTCATTGGTATATCTTATTGCTCTCCCTATGTCTTTGATCAAGCCAATGGCGCCCCATCCAAAGATTGCTGCACTGGCATCAAAGAGATTGATCACAACGGCAAGAGATGCCTCTGTTTACTCTTCCAAGACGTGAGATTCAATGTCCTCCGTGCTCTCAAGTTACCAGGTGCTTGTAAAACACCCGTCAACTTTACTCAGTGTGTTG ATGTTTTGCAATTGGCACCTCAATCTCGAGAAGCTAAAGTATTTGAGGGATATGACAAAGGCATAAGCCTAAATTTTTCCACCCCAGCTCCCTCTCCCAGTC CTAGTGTAGCCTTTGTTAATGCTGGCAATGGAACAAGCACAAGCACTCAAGATAAGAACGATGTGTGGGGAAAGAGATGGCTGGTAGTGAAGGTGCtatgttttatttttccatttgtTTTCATCTCCCATTTCCTCCTTCTAGTCTGA